In Tsuneonella dongtanensis, a single window of DNA contains:
- the nuoI gene encoding NADH-quinone oxidoreductase subunit NuoI, which translates to MTIAHLIKSFTLWEFVKAHALTLKYFFKPKATVNYPFEKNPLSPRFRGEHALRRYPNGEERCIACKLCEAVCPAQAITIEAEPREDGSRRTTRYDIDMTKCIYCGFCQEACPVDAIVEGPNFEYATETREELLYDKAKLLANGDKWERALAANLEADAPYR; encoded by the coding sequence ATGACCATCGCCCATCTCATCAAGTCGTTCACTCTGTGGGAGTTCGTGAAGGCGCACGCCCTCACGCTGAAGTACTTCTTCAAGCCCAAGGCGACGGTCAACTACCCGTTCGAGAAGAACCCGCTCAGCCCGCGCTTCCGCGGCGAGCATGCGCTGCGCCGGTATCCCAACGGCGAGGAGCGCTGCATCGCGTGCAAGCTGTGCGAGGCCGTGTGCCCGGCGCAGGCGATCACGATCGAGGCCGAGCCGCGCGAGGACGGCAGCCGTCGCACCACCCGCTACGACATCGACATGACCAAGTGCATCTACTGCGGCTTCTGCCAGGAAGCCTGCCCCGTGGATGCGATCGTCGAGGGGCCGAACTTCGAATACGCGACCGAAACGCGCGAGGAACTGCTCTACGACAAGGCGAAACTGCTGGCCAACGGGGACAAGTGGGAGCGGGCGCTGGCCGCGAACCTTGAAGCCGATGCGCCCTACCGATAG
- the nuoH gene encoding NADH-quinone oxidoreductase subunit NuoH yields MTEFFQTNLGLTYEWSWFLATLSGILLIALPLMLAVAIIIYVERKLWAAFALRRGPNVVGPWGVLQSFADGLKVFLQETIIPSAANKGLFLIAPIITFTVALMAWAVIPFNSGAVLADINVGLLYVLAISSLGVYGVVIAGWASNSKYPFFSAMRAAAQMISYEVSIGFILICVVLYANSFNMNAIVEAQRGHGLGIVNGYVFNLLLFPMWVMFLISSLAETARAPFDLTEAESELVAGYQTEYSSMSFALYWLGEYANVLLMCTLNAVLFFGGWLPPLELEFLYVIPGFVWLLLKIALMFFIFAWIKATVPRYRYDQLMRLGWKVFLPISLLFVVLTSGWLMFTRYG; encoded by the coding sequence ATGACCGAGTTCTTCCAGACCAATCTCGGACTGACCTATGAGTGGTCGTGGTTCCTCGCCACCCTCAGCGGCATCTTGCTCATCGCGCTGCCGCTGATGCTGGCGGTGGCGATCATTATCTACGTCGAACGCAAGCTGTGGGCGGCGTTCGCGCTGCGGCGGGGGCCGAACGTGGTGGGGCCGTGGGGCGTTCTCCAGTCCTTCGCGGACGGCCTCAAGGTATTCCTGCAGGAAACCATCATCCCCTCGGCCGCGAACAAGGGCCTGTTCCTGATCGCGCCGATCATCACCTTCACCGTCGCGCTGATGGCGTGGGCGGTGATCCCGTTCAATTCGGGCGCGGTGCTGGCGGATATCAACGTCGGCCTGCTCTACGTCCTCGCGATCAGCAGCCTCGGCGTCTACGGCGTGGTGATCGCCGGGTGGGCGTCGAACTCGAAGTACCCTTTCTTCTCCGCGATGCGTGCCGCGGCGCAGATGATCTCGTACGAGGTCTCGATCGGCTTCATCCTGATCTGCGTGGTGCTCTACGCCAACTCGTTCAACATGAACGCCATTGTCGAGGCGCAGCGCGGTCACGGGCTGGGGATCGTCAACGGCTACGTGTTCAACCTGCTGCTGTTTCCGATGTGGGTCATGTTCCTGATCAGCAGCCTTGCCGAAACGGCGCGCGCGCCGTTCGACCTGACCGAGGCTGAGAGCGAGCTCGTCGCCGGATACCAGACCGAATACAGCTCGATGAGCTTCGCGCTCTACTGGCTCGGCGAATACGCCAACGTGCTGCTGATGTGCACGCTGAACGCCGTGCTGTTCTTCGGAGGCTGGCTCCCGCCGCTAGAGCTGGAATTCCTCTACGTGATCCCGGGGTTCGTCTGGCTGCTGCTCAAGATCGCGCTGATGTTCTTCATCTTTGCGTGGATCAAGGCGACCGTGCCGCGGTACCGCTACGACCAGCTCATGCGGCTCGGATGGAAGGTGTTCCTGCCGATCTCGCTGCTGTTCGTGGTCCTTACGTCGGGCTGGCTCATGTTCACGAGGTACGGATGA
- the nuoG gene encoding NADH-quinone oxidoreductase subunit NuoG → MPKVTVDGEQIEVPDGATVLQACELAGKEIPRFCYHERLSIAGNCRMCLVEVKPGPPKPQASCALPATEGQEIRTDSEMVKLAREGVMEFLLINHPLDCPICDQGGECDLQDQSVAYGRGASRYDENKRAVTEKYMGPLIKTVMTRCIHCTRCVRFSEEIAGVDEIGALYRGEQMQITTYLEEACKHELSANVIDLCPVGALTSRPYAFEARPWELKKTLSIDVSDAVGANIRLDSRGREVMRALPRNNDDVNEEWLSDKGRYMVDGLTRRRLDKVWIRSKGKLQAASWDEAFKAIAKAKPGASIAAIAGDLVDCETMFAAKRLVNALGSTLLEGRQTGMSYPTGNLAAVNFNSTFAGIETADAILIVGSMVRWEAPLVNVRLRKAAKRGAKVFVVGPRWDTTYPAEFLGDDAALLHDLPGHVTEALAKAERPAVIVGGAGLAKGALDAALALPVQRDGWNGFNVLHMAASRMGGLMLGYAQKGGIADIAKAAPKVVLALGADEVDWSAFADSLKVYIGHHGDKGAHAADIILPAAAYSEKDGTYVNTEGRVQFAEKAVFAPGDAREDWTILRALADALGVTVGFDSFAELQAAMITEVPALGVEGLADYGALPKAGKGKASGAIAYPIKDFYLTNPIARASVVMQECSAELLHGDDVREAAE, encoded by the coding sequence ATGCCCAAGGTCACCGTAGACGGCGAGCAGATCGAGGTCCCCGATGGGGCGACCGTCCTGCAGGCGTGCGAGCTTGCGGGGAAGGAAATCCCGCGCTTCTGCTATCACGAGCGGCTTTCGATCGCGGGCAACTGCCGCATGTGCCTGGTCGAGGTGAAGCCCGGGCCGCCCAAGCCGCAGGCGTCGTGTGCGTTGCCGGCTACAGAAGGCCAGGAAATCCGCACCGACAGCGAGATGGTCAAGCTGGCGCGCGAAGGGGTGATGGAGTTCCTCCTCATCAACCACCCGCTCGATTGCCCGATCTGCGACCAGGGCGGCGAGTGCGACCTGCAGGACCAGTCGGTCGCCTACGGCCGCGGAGCCTCGCGCTACGACGAGAACAAGCGCGCGGTGACCGAGAAATACATGGGCCCGCTCATCAAGACGGTGATGACCCGCTGCATCCACTGCACCCGCTGCGTGCGATTCTCCGAAGAGATCGCGGGCGTGGACGAAATCGGCGCGCTCTATCGCGGCGAGCAGATGCAGATTACGACCTATCTCGAAGAGGCGTGCAAGCACGAGCTTTCGGCGAACGTGATCGACCTGTGCCCGGTCGGTGCGCTCACCTCGCGTCCCTATGCGTTCGAGGCGCGGCCGTGGGAGCTCAAGAAGACGCTGTCGATCGACGTCAGCGACGCGGTCGGCGCGAACATCCGCCTCGACAGCCGCGGGCGCGAGGTCATGCGCGCGCTTCCGCGCAACAACGACGACGTCAACGAGGAATGGCTCAGCGACAAGGGCCGCTACATGGTCGACGGTCTGACCCGTCGCCGCCTCGACAAGGTGTGGATCCGCAGCAAGGGCAAGCTGCAGGCCGCGAGCTGGGACGAGGCGTTCAAGGCGATCGCCAAGGCCAAGCCGGGGGCCAGCATAGCGGCCATCGCGGGCGACCTGGTCGATTGCGAGACGATGTTCGCGGCAAAGAGGCTGGTGAATGCGCTCGGCTCGACCCTGCTCGAGGGACGCCAGACCGGGATGAGCTATCCCACCGGCAATCTCGCGGCGGTCAACTTCAATTCGACCTTCGCGGGAATCGAGACCGCGGATGCGATTCTGATCGTCGGCAGCATGGTCCGCTGGGAAGCGCCGCTGGTCAACGTGCGGCTGCGCAAGGCGGCCAAGCGCGGGGCGAAGGTCTTCGTCGTCGGCCCCCGCTGGGACACGACCTATCCGGCCGAATTCCTCGGTGACGACGCGGCGCTGCTGCACGACCTGCCGGGGCATGTGACCGAGGCGCTTGCCAAGGCCGAGCGGCCCGCGGTGATCGTCGGCGGGGCGGGGCTGGCCAAGGGCGCGCTCGATGCTGCGCTGGCGCTGCCAGTCCAGCGTGACGGGTGGAACGGGTTCAACGTGCTCCACATGGCGGCTTCGCGCATGGGCGGGCTGATGCTCGGTTACGCGCAGAAGGGCGGCATCGCCGACATCGCCAAGGCCGCGCCCAAGGTGGTGCTGGCATTGGGTGCGGACGAAGTCGACTGGTCCGCGTTCGCCGATAGCCTGAAGGTCTACATCGGCCACCACGGCGACAAGGGCGCGCACGCGGCGGACATCATCCTCCCCGCCGCCGCCTACAGCGAAAAGGACGGGACCTACGTCAACACCGAGGGGCGGGTGCAGTTCGCCGAGAAGGCCGTGTTCGCCCCGGGCGACGCGCGCGAGGACTGGACGATCCTGCGCGCGCTGGCCGATGCGCTGGGCGTCACCGTCGGGTTCGACAGCTTCGCCGAGCTCCAGGCCGCGATGATCACCGAAGTGCCGGCGCTGGGCGTCGAGGGTCTGGCCGATTACGGCGCGCTGCCGAAAGCCGGGAAGGGCAAGGCGAGCGGCGCGATCGCCTATCCGATCAAGGACTTCTACCTCACCAACCCCATCGCCCGCGCGAGCGTGGTGATGCAGGAATGCTCGGCCGAATTGCTGCATGGCGATGACGTGCGGGAGGCCGCGGAATGA
- a CDS encoding nitroreductase family protein, protein MLKRIARHLKGIFALSYNAVRDTYRFYKWSSAVREPHLRSQLRARLTFVYHKLEKGLSMPDRRAGFGRDVATSLVTKLRAYEDAYGHDDVTLVVRDVLREYRFEMARDGIAVDEVERILGQDPVALDPDRRAGSVQLTRDDLFPIPREDAVRFLQARRSVRHFTGELVPREQIERVVRIAQRCPSVCNRQSGKVYACNDRETIDAALSYQNGNAGFGHLIGGLFIVVADVTRFNHVGERQQAFVDGGIFAMALLQALQAEGLGGCMLNWSMGYHDDNALRRRFALEDSVHVITMIGFGPTPDTFKVAASPRESVPIRWLGN, encoded by the coding sequence ATGCTGAAACGTATCGCGCGCCATCTCAAGGGCATTTTCGCCTTATCGTACAACGCCGTTCGCGACACGTATCGTTTCTACAAATGGTCGTCGGCGGTCCGCGAGCCTCACCTGCGCAGCCAGCTTCGCGCCCGCCTGACTTTTGTCTACCACAAGCTGGAAAAAGGGCTGTCCATGCCGGACCGTCGGGCCGGCTTCGGGCGTGATGTCGCGACCAGCCTCGTGACCAAGCTGCGCGCGTACGAGGACGCGTACGGCCACGACGACGTGACACTTGTCGTCCGCGACGTGTTGCGGGAATACCGCTTCGAAATGGCGCGCGACGGGATAGCCGTCGACGAAGTCGAACGAATTCTGGGCCAGGATCCGGTGGCCCTCGACCCCGATCGCCGGGCCGGTTCCGTCCAGCTGACGCGAGACGATCTCTTTCCCATACCGCGCGAAGATGCCGTCCGCTTCCTGCAGGCGCGTCGCAGCGTCCGGCATTTCACGGGAGAACTGGTGCCCCGTGAACAGATCGAGCGCGTCGTGCGGATTGCGCAGCGCTGCCCTTCGGTATGCAACCGCCAGTCGGGCAAGGTTTACGCCTGCAACGACCGGGAGACGATCGATGCCGCGCTGTCGTACCAGAATGGCAATGCGGGGTTCGGCCACCTGATCGGCGGCCTTTTCATTGTCGTTGCAGACGTGACCCGTTTCAATCACGTGGGCGAGCGGCAGCAGGCTTTCGTGGACGGCGGCATCTTTGCAATGGCCCTGTTGCAAGCGCTGCAGGCCGAAGGGCTGGGTGGTTGCATGCTGAACTGGAGCATGGGCTATCACGATGACAACGCATTGCGCCGCCGTTTCGCGCTTGAGGATTCGGTTCACGTCATCACCATGATCGGGTTCGGGCCGACGCCGGACACGTTCAAGGTAGCCGCCAGTCCCCGCGAAAGCGTGCCAATTCGCTGGCTGGGCAATTGA
- a CDS encoding polysaccharide pyruvyl transferase family protein encodes MTVPRKVGILTLPLYVNYGGILQAAALYRVLSDQGHQPVFLERRRDRKPHKQLARLIAENLPFLDIKGFRTMARRSGKHRPFIQNNMSVRSRPLRTVSDLRKAVSEHDLDAVIVGSDQVWRPEYHGDQTPLAYWLNFVDPRRSKRIAYAASFGKAVWERPDLDGRIAPLLADFHAVSVREASGIEICARHFAYDDAKVMIDPAMLVDRAFYDDIATVPSDAEGTFLNYILGLNDTSIEDLTRLGAELPGVSRTKFLRLSLGGDDITINDWVGYFRAAKYVFTDSFHGTALSILNEKPFVSLANKRGGEDRFVNVLGLLGLEDRLVEHADIGKVAELMKQPIDYVAVRARLEELRADATEFLANALA; translated from the coding sequence GTGACGGTTCCCCGAAAAGTCGGCATCCTGACTTTGCCGCTCTATGTGAATTACGGGGGCATCCTGCAGGCGGCCGCGCTGTATCGTGTGCTGTCGGACCAGGGGCATCAGCCGGTATTCCTGGAACGGCGCCGCGACCGGAAGCCGCACAAGCAACTGGCGCGGCTGATCGCCGAGAACCTGCCGTTTCTCGACATCAAGGGGTTCCGCACCATGGCCCGGAGGTCGGGCAAGCATCGGCCCTTCATCCAGAACAACATGTCGGTGCGGTCCCGTCCGCTGCGGACCGTTTCCGACTTGCGGAAGGCCGTCTCGGAACATGATCTGGACGCGGTGATCGTCGGTAGCGACCAGGTCTGGCGCCCCGAATATCATGGGGACCAAACACCGCTGGCCTACTGGCTGAACTTCGTCGATCCGCGCCGCAGCAAGCGCATCGCCTATGCTGCGTCCTTCGGCAAGGCAGTCTGGGAGCGGCCCGATCTCGATGGGCGGATCGCCCCCCTGCTGGCCGATTTCCACGCGGTCTCGGTTCGCGAGGCGAGCGGTATCGAGATTTGTGCGCGCCACTTCGCGTACGACGATGCGAAGGTCATGATCGACCCCGCGATGCTCGTGGACCGGGCTTTCTATGACGACATCGCCACGGTCCCTTCCGACGCGGAGGGAACCTTCCTGAACTACATCCTGGGGCTGAACGATACGTCCATCGAAGACCTGACGAGGCTCGGCGCCGAGCTGCCGGGCGTCAGCCGCACGAAGTTCCTGCGCCTCAGTTTGGGAGGGGACGATATCACCATCAACGACTGGGTGGGGTATTTCCGTGCGGCGAAGTACGTCTTCACCGACAGCTTCCACGGTACTGCCCTGTCGATCTTGAACGAGAAGCCCTTTGTGAGCCTGGCGAACAAGAGGGGCGGAGAAGATCGCTTCGTCAACGTTCTCGGGTTGCTGGGACTGGAAGATCGGCTCGTCGAGCACGCGGACATCGGCAAGGTTGCCGAGCTCATGAAACAGCCTATCGATTATGTCGCCGTCCGCGCGCGTCTCGAGGAGTTGCGTGCGGACGCAACCGAGTTCCTGGCGAATGCTCTCGCCTGA
- the nuoF gene encoding NADH-quinone oxidoreductase subunit NuoF yields MLADKDRIFTNLYGYQDWGLKAAQHRGDWDNTKALMGVGQDAIIDEIKASGLRGRGGAGFPTGMKWSFMPKESKDGRPSFLVINADESEPGSCKDREIIRHDPHKLIEGALIAGYAMRARAAYIYIRGEFIREAETLFKAVAEAYDAGLLGKNAAGSGYDFDVFVHRGAGAYICGEETAMIESLEGKKGQPRLKPPFPAGAGLYGCPTTVNNVESIAVVPTILRRGASWFASFGRPNNAGTKLFQISGHVNKPCVVEEAMSIPFGELIEKHCGGIIGGRDNLLAVIPGGSSVPLVPADQIWDCPMDFDGLKEVGSGLGTAAAIVMDKSTDIVRAISRISYFYKHESCGQCTPCREGVGWMWRVMERLRTGDAHVEEIDMLQQVTKQVEGHTICALGDAAAWPIQGLIKHFRPEIERRIAEAGNMAEAAE; encoded by the coding sequence ATGCTCGCTGACAAGGACCGCATCTTCACCAACCTTTACGGCTACCAGGACTGGGGCCTGAAGGCGGCGCAGCATCGCGGCGACTGGGACAATACCAAGGCGCTGATGGGCGTCGGCCAGGACGCGATCATCGACGAGATCAAGGCGTCCGGCCTGCGCGGGCGCGGCGGCGCGGGCTTCCCGACCGGCATGAAGTGGTCGTTCATGCCGAAGGAGAGCAAGGATGGCCGGCCGAGCTTCCTCGTCATCAACGCCGACGAATCCGAGCCCGGTTCGTGCAAGGACCGCGAGATCATCCGCCACGATCCGCACAAGCTGATCGAAGGCGCACTGATCGCCGGCTACGCCATGCGCGCGCGCGCCGCCTACATCTACATCCGCGGCGAGTTCATCCGCGAGGCCGAGACGCTCTTCAAGGCGGTCGCCGAGGCCTATGACGCGGGGCTGCTGGGCAAGAACGCGGCCGGGTCGGGTTACGATTTCGACGTGTTCGTCCACCGCGGCGCAGGCGCCTACATCTGCGGCGAAGAGACCGCGATGATCGAAAGCCTCGAAGGCAAGAAGGGCCAGCCGCGCCTCAAGCCGCCGTTCCCGGCCGGCGCGGGGCTCTACGGTTGTCCGACGACGGTCAACAACGTCGAGTCGATCGCGGTTGTCCCGACGATCCTGCGGCGCGGCGCTTCGTGGTTCGCGAGCTTCGGGCGCCCCAACAACGCTGGCACCAAGCTGTTCCAGATCAGCGGGCACGTGAACAAGCCCTGCGTCGTCGAGGAAGCGATGAGCATCCCTTTCGGCGAGCTGATCGAGAAGCACTGCGGCGGCATCATCGGCGGGCGCGACAACCTGCTGGCGGTGATCCCCGGCGGCTCCTCGGTCCCGCTGGTCCCGGCGGACCAGATCTGGGACTGCCCGATGGACTTCGACGGGCTGAAGGAAGTCGGCAGCGGCCTCGGCACGGCGGCGGCGATCGTGATGGACAAGTCCACCGACATCGTCCGCGCGATCAGCCGCATCAGCTATTTCTACAAGCACGAGAGCTGCGGCCAGTGCACCCCGTGCCGCGAAGGCGTGGGCTGGATGTGGCGGGTGATGGAGCGCCTGCGCACCGGCGACGCGCACGTCGAGGAAATCGACATGCTCCAGCAGGTCACCAAGCAGGTCGAGGGCCACACCATCTGCGCGCTGGGCGACGCCGCAGCCTGGCCGATCCAGGGCCTGATCAAGCACTTCCGGCCCGAAATCGAACGGCGTATCGCCGAGGCCGGCAACATGGCCGAAGCGGCTGAGTAA